In Argonema galeatum A003/A1, the genomic stretch GTAAAAATTTAACCCTCAATGACAACAGAAAATTTCCCGTACCACTCTTACACAAACGAGGCAACCGAACACGATATCATACGACGTTATCTAAAATAGTTGAATCGACTATGCCCAACACAACCTACCATTTGATCTAACGCCCGCAATAATATGCCTAAAAAACAATCTGTACTTTTACATTATATACAATCTCTGGCCAAACAAGCTAGGCAGATTATTGGATTTACCAAATTACAGAATCTGAAACGGAGTTGTGCCATATTTTGGGGTTTAGGGATAGTACTTTCGGCACACTGCATATTCACAGAGCCAGCAATTTCCAAAGAAAGTTTGGATTGGCTAAATTTTAGTTATAATTTAACACAAAGTAATTCAATTAAAACACTAATAACTCAAAATTATATATCCTCAGATGCTCGGCAATTGTTGCAACAAGGGAAATCATTATACCAGGCAGAAAAGTTTTCGGATGCTCTCAGAATATGGCAGGAAGCAGAAACAATCTTTGCAGCTAAAAAAGATGTGTTAAATCAAGCTTTAGCACTTAATTTTATTTCATTGGCTTATCAAAAACTTGGGAATTGGGAGAATGCCAAAAGAGCTATATTATCCAGTTTAAATATTCTGCAAACAGTAAGAAATGCAGGTCGAGAACGGGCGCAAATTCTTGGTATTGCCTTAAACACCCAAGGTCGTCTCCAACTGTCTTTAGGACAACCAGAAGACGCTCTAACTAGCTTGCAACAAGCTACTGCTGCATACACGCAAGCAGGCGATGAAGCCGGGATTACTGGCAGCACAATCAACTTGGCCCAAACTCTACAAACTCTGGGATTTTCTCGTCGAGCATCCAAAACATTAGAAGATTTAGAAAAACGTCTGCAAAATCAACCCGATTCTCCGATCAAATCCACAGGATTGCTGACGCTTGCTAACGCCCTTCGCATTAGTGGCGATCTAGACAAATCCCTGCAAATATGTCAACAAAGTTTGGCAATAGCCCAACGCTTACAATCTCCTCCAGATATCGGTATCGCTTTGCTCAATTTGGGTAATATCGAAAGAAGCTTAGCCAAAAGAGTAGAAGATTTCGCAGCAGATTCCGAGGACAGAGAAGAAGTAGAACAAAAAATTAAACTAGCTTTAGAATACTACCGACAAGCGGCAAACATATCTAATTATGGAACTACACGGCTTCAGGCAAACTTAAATCAACTGAGCTTATTAGTGGATAGCAAACAGCGGTCTGAGGCTCAAGTGTTGCAGTCTGAAATTCAGTCTGAAATTACTCAATTACCCCCCAGTCAGATCGCAATTTACGCTCGAATTAACTTGGCTCAAAGTTTGATGAAGCTGAAACTGGGGACTGGGGAACAAGCAATAACTAATTACCAAGATATCGCTCAACTTTTAGCTAAAGCTTCTCAGGAGGCAAAAAGTTTGGGAGATAAGCGAGCTGAATCTTTCGCACTCGGAAATCTTGGCGAATTGTACGAACAAGCTAAGCAATTTGATAGCGCCCAACAGTTAACTCAGCAAGCGCTACTTTTGGCTCAGGCGAATAATGCAGAGGATATTGCTTATCGGTGGCAATGGCAGTTGGGACGTTTGCTCAAAGCTGAAGGCCGAACTCAGGATGCTATTACAGCTTACACTGAAGCGGTTATCACTTTACAATCCCTCCGCAGCGATTTAGCTACTATCAATCCAGACGTTCAGTTTTCCTTTCGGGATAGTGTGGAACCCGTCTATCGGCAGCTATTCGATTTGCTTTTGCAACCCCCCCCTGTGTCCCCCCCCGTACACGAGGGGGGAGGAAAGGGGGAGGTGAGTCAAAAAAACCTGGTTCAAGCCCGTAACGTTATTGAATCTCTACAATTAGCTGAACTGGATAATTTTTTCCGGGAAGCTTGTCTGGATGCAATACCAGAATTGATTGATAAGATCGATCGCACGGCGGCTGTTATCTATCCAGTTATTTTAGACGATCGAATAGAAGTAATTCTCAGTCTCCCGCAGCAGCCTCTGCGTAACTACACCACACAAATTGAACAGAAGCAGGTTGAAAGTACCCTTAACGATCTCAGACAAGCCTTGGGTATTCGTCACTCCAACCAAGAGGAGCGCTTGCGTCTTTCTCAACAGGTGTATGACTGGCTGATTCGGCCCATCGAGACAGAATTAAAGACGAGTGGGGTACAAACGTTGGTGTTTGTATTAGATGGTTCGTTGCGGAATATCCCAATGGCTGCTCTCTACAACGGCGATCGGTATTTGGTGGAACAGTATAGCATTGCCCTGACTCCAGGTTTGCAGTTGCTAAAGCGACAACCGCTGACGCGAGGTAGGCTGAGGGCTTTGGCTGGTGGATTGAGCGAGTCGCGCCAGGGGTTTTCTGCTCTACCTGGTGTGAGAGCAGAATTGGCGCTAGTGAATGCTGAAGTTCGCGGTACAACAAGGCTTTTGAATCAGGAGTTTACCAGCGCGACTCTCGAAAGTGAGGTAAGAGCGGTTCCTTTTCCTGTAGTTCACCTGGCGACTCATGGCCAGTTTAGCTCCAATTTCCAAAACACATTTATTCTCGCTTGGGATGGCCCGATCAACGTCAAGCAGTTGGATGAATTACTCCGAAGCAAAAATCCGCGTATACCCAGACCGATTGAATTACTTGTTCTCAGTGCTTGCGAGACAGCAACTGGAGATAAAAGAGCGGCTTTAGGGCTTGCTGGGGTAGCGGTTAGGGCGGGAGCAAGCAGCACTCTGGCAACGCTGTGGAGGGTGAGCGATTCGTCTACTGCGGCTCTGATGACTGAATTTTATCAAAAGTTAGCTAATCCCGGCATAAGTAAAGCAGAGGCACTTCGCAGCGCCCAGATTAGTCTGTTGCAGAACCGCAATTTCAGGAATCCTTATTTCTGGGCACCTTATGTTTTGGTAGGAAATTGGCTGTGAAAAGAGGGGCTAGGGAAGAGGGGCTAGGGGCTAGGGGGAAGAAAGAGAGAGGGGGGGAGGGGGAAGAGCAGAATCTTCTCTATCTTCCCTCTTCCCTCTTCCCTCTTCCCTCTTCCCTCTTCCCTAGTCCCTAGCCCCTAGCCCCTAGCCCCTAGTTTCTTATTGGGCGAACACCTTAGCGGCGGCGGCGACACCAGCCCCAGGTGTAAAGCCTTCATGTCCCAATTCTACGAGGGTTGCTTCCAAGGATGCGATCGCAGTCAGGATATCGCGATCGCTCACAAAACCCAAGTGACCGATGCGGAAGATTTTGCCTGTCAGGTGGTCTTGTCCGCCTGCTAGAGCAAGATCAAACCGCTTTTTCATGGATTTTGCGAATTTGTTCCGCATCGACTTGCAGTGGCGCTACAGCGGTAATTGCCGGACTGCCAGCACCATCGGGCGCAAACAGCGGTAAATTCAACCCTTTAATGGCAGTCCATAATTTCAGTAGTCAGTGGTCTGTAGCCAGTAGCAAATCAATATTAGATTGCAGATTTTAGATTTTAGTTTGAATCTCCAATCTAAAATCTAAAATTTAAAATCTAAAATTTAAATTTACGGTGGCCCTTGCTGGAGCTTGAGACGATCTGGACGAGAGTTCAGATCTGGGTTACCCAACTTGGGCGATTCAGCTGATTGGGAACTTACATGATTGAGCGACCAGCGATGCTCCATCGGCAAATTAGCTCGTTCGCAAGTTTCTTCAATTTGCTTCTGTATAGCGACCGCTTTACGCAGAGTTATAATCAGCTGGTGAACTTTCTCCTTTAGCTCTGGCTTTTGGGATGCTGCGAACATTGTTTGCCGTTCTAGCAGTTGGAGTATAAGTTCGTAATGTACTGGAGAGGGAACAGGAATTGGTTCCATGAACGCGAATCTACCTCATGCAAACTAATACCCAATCACGTTTGTTTTGCTGGTGTGGGGGGGCTGAATAATTTTCAGTTTTGAGTTTTGAATTTTGAGTTTTGAATTAAAAATTTTCTTCAAAGCTCAACTCTCAAAATGCTTAACTTTTTCAGGGCGGTTTTAGGTATTTTTGAGTTTTCAGTTATGAGTTTTGAGTTAAGACTGTTAATTAAAAACTCAACACGCATAAATCATCACTCTGGTAGCTCACTAACAAAAAGCTCTGCGATCGCAGATGCCGGATCTGGCTGCTTGACCAGCGATTCACCTATCAGCACCGCACCAGCACCCGCTTGCGCTACTAAGCGGAGGTCGGCTGAAGTATGCAGCCCCGATTCACTAACTACTAGGATGCCCCGTTCCTGTAGTTGGTTCCCCCTTGCTTCTAGGATCTCGCAGGTTGTTTGCAGATCGACAGAAAAATCTTTCAAGTTGCGATTGTTAATCCCAACTAGAGTAACTTTTTCTAAGCCTAACACGCGGTCTAGTTCTTCGAGGGTATGCACTTCGATCAAGGCGGTCATACTTAAGACATTGGCGATTTTAACAAAGTACTGTAGATCTTTATCTGAGAGTATGGCAGCGATCAGCAGGACGGCATCGGCACCTTTGATGCGGGCTTGATAAATCTGGTAAGGATATATTACGAAGTCTTTGCACAGCAAGGGCAAGTCAACGGCAGCACGGATGCGTTCCAGGTTCTCAAAGCTACCTTGAAAGAATTTGGCGTCTGTTAAAACGGAGATACAGTTAGCACCGGCTTGCTGGTATATTTGAGCTAGAGCTACGGGATCGAAATCTTCACGGATGACGCCTTTACTGGGAGATGCCTTTTTGACTTCGGCAATGAGGGCTGGTTTTTTAGCTGCCCCCAACAAAGCTGCCACAAAATCGCGGGTTGGGGGCGAAGAAGCTATTTTCCGCTGCAACTCACCCAAGGGTGCGCGTTCCCGCATTTGGGCAACTTCAGTTTCTTTGTGCCAGACAATTTCCTCCAAAATATTATTTGGTGCAGCATCTGGCATGGCAACTTGATAGCGCAATTCCTGTACGGCTACTGCGCGATTAGGGGGACGGCGGCGGATTTGCATACTGGGGATTGGGGATTGGGAATTGGGGATTGGGGAAGAGAGGGGCAGAGGGGCAGAGGGGCAGAGGAGAAATTTTCTTGACAACTGACAACTGACCACTGACAACTGACCACTGACCACTGACAACTGACCACTTGCACTATTCCCTTGCCCCTCTCTTGTAGGCTTCATCCAGGACTTCGGAGAGGGTGGGGTGGGCGTGGACGAGATAGGCTAGCTGATGGACAGACTGGCGAGATGCGATCGCAGCTGCTGCTTCGTGGATTAAATCGGAAGCGTGCAGACCGATGATGTGGACGCCCAGGAGTTCGCCTGTATCTTTACGGTAGATTACCTTTGCCAAACCCTCTGTTTCTACTTCTGCGATCGCTTTCGAGTTACCTTTGAAGTAACTTTTTACTGAGGCGACCTCAAATCCTTCGGCAGATCCCAATTCTTTAGCTGCTGCTTCAGTCATACCCACAAAGCTGATTTCCGGGTGGGTAAAGGCGGCTGCGGGGATGCTGCGATAGTCTGGGGTGCGATCGCGTCCGCAGATATTTTCTACTGCTGCAATGCCTTGGGCAGAAGCTGCGTGAGCTAGCATCATTTTGCCAGTTGCATCTCCAATTGCCCACAGGTGAGCTACTGGTTCGCCTGCGGATAGCACTGCCATCTTGTCATTTACGGGTATAAATCCTCGTTTGTCTGTCTCGACGCCGACAGATTCCAAGCCCATATTTTGGGTGAAGGGAATGCGACCAGTCGCCACCAGACAAGCGTCTACTTCCAAAACTTCTACGACTTCCTTAGTTTTAGCATCGGCTAACTCAATAACCACAGGCGATCCTGGAGTGACTTTCTTTGCCAGGACACCCACTTTTGTTTCGATGTCGCGGGGCGCGATGAGGATTCGTTCGGCGATTTTGGCAATATCCCGGTCAAATCCCGGCATTAGTTCTGGTAGCGCTTCAATTATGGTAATTTCGCAACCCAACGCTGAGTAAATATCGGAAAACTCTAAACCGATGTAGCCGCTACCAACAATTGCCACCCAAGGAGGCAGCGATTCCAGCTTTAAGGCGTCATCGCTGGTGAAAACTGTTTTGCCATCAATTTCAATTCCTGGGGGAACCCAAGGCACCGAGCCGGGAGCAATAATTATATCTTTTGCTGTAATGGTTTTTTCACCGGCTTCTGTGGCAACGGTAATTTTTTGCGGCCCAGCCATTTTGCCCCAGCCTTGGATAATATCTACGCCCAAGCGTTTGAGGCTGTTGGTCATATCGCCCCGCAGCTTGCTGACGATGTTGTCGGCGTGGTTTGCGATCGCACTTCGATCGAATTCCACGCTGCCCACATTTATCCCCAGCGATTTGAGATGATGGGCGTTGCGTAACTCGCGCACGCGACCGGAAGCCGCCAATAGCGCCTTTGATGGGATGCAGCCGCGATTGATGCAGGTTCCGCCCATTTGGCCTGCTTCCACGATCGCAGTCTTCAAGCCGCAGCTGACCGCATGGAGGGCGGCACCGTGTCCGCCCACCCCAGCACCCACGATCGCGAGGTCGTAATCAAATCCCTGACTCACTGAACTTCTCCTGGTGCTAAGCGCCCTTCTTAATTTTCAACTGACTGGGTGATTTAGACAACATTATTATTTTGCGGTGATACAATCCTGGGGTCAATATTGGGCATATTGAATACAGGTCAGATCCTCATCAGTACTAGCCCTGGTTATTGACCCGCTGTTTGGGAGTGAAATTTTATGGATCGGAGTAAGCAAAATCTGCGTCGTGAGGCCGCTAAAGCTTTTATAGCTAGCTTAGACCAGTTGGAGAATGTGTTGGTATCGGATGCAGTTGAGGCATCGGCATCTTTGTCTCGTGCCTTGGATGGAGCTTCCCTGTCACATCCGCAAGCAAGTCCGACTCCAATTGAACCATACGATCTCGATCGGGCCGCAGCTGAGATTGAGGCTTTTTTTCAGTCGCAATCAAAAGAGCCAAGTGCTGAGTCCTGAGTCTTGAGTAAATATTCTGAATTCAAAACTCAACACCAAAACTCATAACTATTTCCTATGACCAAAAAGGGGCTAGAAAAGTCACTCATTCAAAAGTCAGTAGGGGCGGGTTTTGTAAAATATTCTGTTGGTAATAAGATGTGTGGGCTAAACCCGCCCGTACAAAAGTCAAGAAGGGATTGGGGAAAAATCATCCAAAATTGAATAGACATCTCCAGAAATTAAAGGTGCTAACCCTTGAACCCTTGTAGAGACGTTGCATGCAACGTCTCTACATTCTTTGAAAGGAGATGTCTAATGAAGTTGTCGTTGTGCTTCGTACAAGATCAAAGCAGCTGCGATCGCTACATTCAATGATTCTACCCCTGGACTAAGGGGTATTTTCACTTGCTTGTCTGCCAACGCTACTAAATCTGGGGATAGTCCAGCGCCTTCGTTGCCTAGCAGAATCAAGGTTGGCAGGCGCAAGTCCAGTTCCCAGTAGGTCAAGTTGGTGTTGGGGATGGTGGCTACAACTTGCATCCCACGGGCTTGAGATTCTCGCACGAAAGATTTTAAATCCGAACTGACTGCCATTGGGAGGCGGAACCACTGCCCTGCTGAAGCTCTGAGTACTTTTGGGTGATCTAAATCTACACTATCTTCACTTACCCACAATCCGGCGGCACTGGCGGCGGCGGCGGTGCGGATCGTCGTACCGAGGTTGCCGGGGTCTTGGATTGTTTCTAAGGCCAACAGCACACCGGGGCCTGACAGGGGTGGTGTTTGGGTAAGAGACCTTGGTGCTAGAGCTACTACTCCATCGGGTTGAACTGTGGTAGCTAGAGCCTTTAACACTTCTGCACTTACCAGTTCCATCCGTTCGCAGCGTTTGCTTGCTTCTTGCCAAAGTTCTGGATAACGTTCCTGCCAAGCTGGCGTAAAACAGACCGTCCGCAGGGGATAATCTACAGCACAGGCTTCTGTCAGCAGGTGAGTTCCTTCCAACAGAAACATCTGCTGCTCTTTCCGCTCCTTCGCTTGATGCAGTTTGCGGATTTGCTTTACCAGTGGATTTTGAAGACTGGTCAACATTTAGGGACTAGGGGCTAGGGACTAGGGAATAGGGGCTAGGGGCAAAAGTCAAAAGAAAGAAAATTCTCCCTCTTCGCTCTTCCCTCTTCCCCTAGCCTCTAGCCCCTAACCCCTAGCCCCTTCATTGGTATGCGGAACCCGGGACTTGAACCCGGAAGGCTTGCACCACATGAACCTGAATCATGCGCGTCTACCAATTCCGCCAGTTCCGCTTGTTTTTTATTTATCTCGCGATTTATCATTATGTTGCAAGTGGTTGGGTTTGTCAACTACCAAAAACGGGAGCGCAAGAAATCGGACGCGAAAATGACTTTAGATTATGGACAACTGGAATGTTTCCTGTAGAATCTAAACAAAATTTGAAGAAGATGTACAAACGTAAATTGATTCGGAGGACAGGACAATTATTCCTACTATCGGTTTAACAGAGAGCCATGCTTCGCCCGAAGCAGATAAATCCGTTCTAGAAATATGGGGTCGCTCCACCCTTAGCGGTCACGTCAAAATTAGCGGAGCGAAGAACTCAGCGCTGGCGATCATGGCTGGTGCCTTGCTTTGCCCGGAAGATTGCCGTCTGCGTAACGTGCCCTCCTTGGCGGATGTGGGGCGGATGGGCCAGATTCTGTCAGCTTTGGGCCTTAAATTAGAGAAAAATGGCGATATTTTAGACATTGATGCCCGGAACATCAGACAATCTCAAGCCCCCTACGAGTTGGTCAGCCAGTTACGAGCCAGTTTCTTTGTGATCGGGCCTATGCTGGCGCGTCTGGGGGTGGCTAAGGTACCGCTCCCTGGCGGTTGTGCGATCGGAGCTAGACCCGTGGATCTGCACGTCCGGGGTTTGCAAGCGATGGGGGCTGATGTTCAGATTGAGCATGGGGTAGTTCATGCTTATGTCAGCGGTAGCAATCCTCGGCTAAAAGGTGCCAACATCTACCTGGACTACCCCAGCGTGGGTGCCACGGAAACCTTGATGATGGCAGCAACCTTGGCGGATGGCGAAACCATCATTGAGAACGCCGCACAAGAGCCGGAGGTTGCCGATCTGGCTAATTTCTGTCAGGCGATGGGGGCGCGGATTCGGGGTGCTGGGACAAATACCATCATCATCGATGGGGTGAAGAGGTTGCATTCTGTGGATTACAACATTATTCCCGATCGCATTGAGGCTGGTACTTTTTTGGTAGCAGGGGCGATTACGCACTCGGAATTGAGTGTATCGCCGATCGTGCCAGACCATCTCACGGCGGTAATCTCCAAGCTCAGGGCAATTGGGGCTAAAGTAATTACCGAATCTCCTAATTGCCTGCGGATTATTGGTGCCGAAAGGCACATAGCAACGGATATCGAAACTTTACCCTATCCCGGTTTTCCAACAGATATGCAGGCGCAGTTCATGGCCTTGCTGACTTTGAGCGAGGGGGACAGCGTGATTACGGAAACGGTGTTCGAGAATCGTTTGCGCCACGTAGCGGAGTTGAATCGGATGGGGGCAGATATTCGGATCAAGGGCAATCATGCGATCGTCCGAGGCGTGCAGATGTTATCTGGGGCTCCAGTGGTGGCGACCGATTTACGGGCTTCTGCGGCTTTGGTGCTAGCAGGATTGGCCGCTGAGGGAAAAACTACCATCAAGCCATTACAGCACCTCGACCGGGGCTACGAAAACCTGGTTGCCAAGTTGCAAAAGGTGGGGGCCCGATTGCAGCGGTTAGAGGCGGAGGGAGAAACTGAGGGCGACTCAGCTACTCTCAATCCGGCAAATGTGGCTGGATAAAAGGGTTGGCAACTGTTGTATGAATTTCTAGATTTCTCTAGAAATTCATTACAGATTTCTGTAGATTTTTACAAGCGGTGCATTTTCAGTCTCAAATCAGTAAAGAGCGACTAAGATCCTTGATAGAGGGCTAACCCACTTTGCAACTTTCTGGCAATTTCGCTGTATGTTCTCCTCAAAAACACAGTTAATCGGTCTGAAGGCAGACCAATTTCGTCATCCCCTGGACTTAGAAGCAACCAAGGCACTCAAGCAGTTGCCTGGTTTTGACCTAATGGTGCGGAATCTGCTTGGGCCCTTGGCCGAACAGTTTTTTTACTTAGAAAATATTGCGGCTAGCGTTTTGGTGGGGGAGAAGCAATTGCCCCACTTGCACCAGATGCTGCTAGAAGCTTGTCGGGTGTTAGATTTGGAACCCCCCCAGATGTATGTGCGGCAGCATCCGATGCCGAATGCTTACACTTTTGCGATGCGGGGGAAGCAGCCTTTTGTGGTGCTGCATACTTCTCTGATTGAGTTGCTGACGCCGGAGGAGATTCAGGCGGTGATTGCCCATGAGTTGGGGCATCTGAAGTGCGAACACGGGGTTTATCTGACGATCGCAAATATCATCATTCTGGCAGCGGGTCAATTACCTTCTTGGGGTGGTTTGATTGCCCAATCGCTACAGGGACAAATGTTGCAGTGGGTAAGATGTGCTGAGTTTACTTGCGATCGCGCGGCGCTGCTGGCCATCCAAGATTCTAGAGTGGTGAGTTCGCTGCTGATGAAGTTGGCTGGTGGTTCGCCGACTTTGGCACCTCAACTGAACCTGGATGCGTTTCTAGGCCAGGCACGGGCTTATGATGATATTAGTAGCAGCCAATTGGGGGAAATGCTCAAGGAGGCGCAGACGGCAACTCTGACTCATCCTGTGCCGGTACTGCGGGCTAGAGAGATCGATCGCTGGGCTAGCAGCAAAGATTATCAAAACCTCTTGCAAAATAGTGGGAAGCAAGGTTATGATAGTAAAGCTTCACCCAAGGGCGGGTGGCGGAATTGGTAGACGCACTACACTCAAAATGTAGCGGCCTTACGGTCATGAGAGTTCGATTCTCTCCCCGCCCACTCTTCAAAAAGTCAAAAGTCAAAAGTCAAAAAAAATAGGACTTATTTGGGTATGGGCTGACTATTTTGAAATTATTATGCTAATGTTCCTGATGAACATTTTTGTAGGGACACGGCATAATTAAAATTTCGGTCATACCAAAATTTTAATTATGCCGTGTCCAAATCAGCGTATTTGACTTCAAAGAACCGACTTATTTGGCTATGGGTTGATTATTTTGAGATGGGAGTGCGATCGTAATTAACTCTTCTATCTTTTTAATATTCGGGTCGCCTGCTAAGTAACCGATGCCTCGATGGAGGTGGAGGCGAAATTGGTTGGCGAGGATTTCTTTGTCGCATCCCAAACCGTCGTTGTGGCAGCGTTGCTTGAGGGCTAGTAATAGTATATCAGACATTTCGCCACCGAAGACGCGCCATGACATTTCGACGTTGCTGTCGGCGGGGATGGGTACGGGGGAAGGGATGGATGGTTCGGCGAGGGAACGACAAAAGGCCCAGCGACATAGGATGTTCCACTGGTCGATTTTGGTGAAGCGTCTGAGTTTGAGGAGTTGGTCTTTTGCTGTTTGGGAGAGTAGAATTCGGTTGGTTGGTGGTTCCATAGGTTTTTTTTACCACAGATGAAGAGGGATGAACACAGATGAACACAGATGGGATGATGATTTGTGTTCATCTGTGGGTTAAAGGTTTCCGGCGATACGTTTGATTTCGACTTTGGGGTTGCCGAAGTTAATGAGTAGGCAGAGGGGTAGGTTGGTAGCTTTGATGTAGTTTAGGCATTGAGCTTGATCTTTTTCGGTCATAGTTCTGATTGCTTTGAGTTCTACTAGCACACACTGTTCTACCAGCAAATCAGCTGCGAACTCTCCTACGACAATCCCATCATAATAAACTTTTATTGGGTACTGCGGGTGAACTCGCAACCCTGCTTTACGTAATTCATGTACCAAAGCATTTTCATAAACTTTCTCCAAGAAACCGCATCCCAAGGTATTCGACACTGTGAACGCACAACCTATAATCTTCTCCGTAATCCGATTCAATTCCCATCTGTGTTCATCTGTGTTCATCTGTCTTCATCTGTGGTAAAAAACTATCCTATGCTACCAAAAGTAACCCTCTTCCACAATAGTCTGGCGCTGTTCAGGATCGTATTTTAGCAGATATTCTCGTGCGATCGCATCCAGTTCTCTCAGCTTTTCTACTTCATTTTTCCCAATTTCCGTATCGGTTGAAAGTAGGATGACTTGGTGACTTGCTGAGGGGAAATATTTCTCTACTAAATTACCTCTATGAGAGGAATCAAGTCGTCCTAAAGGTGTGTCGATCGCGACTGGTAGTTGTCGTCCCGAAACTCTCGCTAATCCCCACAATAAAGCGATAGCTAATAGTTGTTTTTCTCCAGCAGATAAGCGATGTTTGGGTACTGGTTTTCCTTCGGGATCGTATAGAGAAAGGCTATAGTTATTGGCATCGATGACGACGCGATGGACTAAGTTTGATTTATGCAGGAGATACCGGAAGCATTCGGTTACTTGTATTTCTAGTTTGTTCAGTTTTTTGAGAGTTAATTTTTCGCGGAATAGTTGGAGAGTTTTTTGGACTTTAGCGACGGAGGTAATGATGTGGTGGGTATTTTTGCGGTTCATGAATTCTTCGCCGTAGGCGGCGAGGTCTTTTTTGATTTGCGCGATCGCATTTTCGAGTTCCAGCTTTTTGCGATCGGCTATTTCCGCCGCGACTTTTATTTTAATTTCTTCATCTTTTGCTTCATTGACAGCATCTAGTAAACGCTGATAAATTTCGGGCGCAGCGGCAGAAGCTAACTGTCTTTCGGTCGAGTCAATTTCCGACTCGAATTCAGTCAGATATTGCAGTTGGTTTTCAGCTTGATTAATTTCCAAAGGAAGTTGGTGATGTAGCAGAAGGCTAAGATTTTTTAGAGTTTCTGCATCAACGCCTAATCTGAATTCTTCTGGTTTGCCAATATCTTCGGCTAGAGTCTGATTTTCAACGTCTAGAAATGTTTTAATTTGCTTTATTTTTTGGGCAGTTAATTGTAGCTGATGCAGGCGATCGAGTAAACGGCGATCGCGTTCTTTTATCAAGTTTTGCGCTGCTTGTGCCTGTTGCCAACGAGATTCCTTTTCGCCTTGAATTTCCGCTTCGATGAGGAGAGGTTGAATCAAGGCTAAAGATAACGTACCTGCCGCTAATTCGCAAAGAGATTGACGCTGTTTCTGGGCTTTTTCTTTAGCCTCTTCCAGTTGTTGATCAAGCTGACTTTTTTCTCCGGCAATTTTACCGCCTTCAGAGAGGAATTTATGATCGGCTTGCTGACGATTCTTTTTAGCAATATGTGACTGATTGGTGAGATTATGTATTTCCTGAATAACCGCCTCTTTTTCATCATTATATTTATTGAGTTTGCGTTCAATTTCATCTAAATCAGCAAGTTCTTTCGCGCCAGCAAGTTGTTTGCGTTTGCGACTAACGAGAACATCTAAATCCACCGATAGACGGTCAACCAGTTCTAATCCCAAGAGAGATTTAATTGCCTCCACTACCAGAGGCGGCGGAGTGTCTAGGTCGGCCAATTCTCTGACTTGTTCGCCGTCAAAAAGAAATAAATTAGAGATACCTAAAGGCAACAAATTTTCGATGTATTCATCCCAAGTTTGGGCTAATGCCGTATCGGGCCACT encodes the following:
- the murA gene encoding UDP-N-acetylglucosamine 1-carboxyvinyltransferase → MIPTIGLTESHASPEADKSVLEIWGRSTLSGHVKISGAKNSALAIMAGALLCPEDCRLRNVPSLADVGRMGQILSALGLKLEKNGDILDIDARNIRQSQAPYELVSQLRASFFVIGPMLARLGVAKVPLPGGCAIGARPVDLHVRGLQAMGADVQIEHGVVHAYVSGSNPRLKGANIYLDYPSVGATETLMMAATLADGETIIENAAQEPEVADLANFCQAMGARIRGAGTNTIIIDGVKRLHSVDYNIIPDRIEAGTFLVAGAITHSELSVSPIVPDHLTAVISKLRAIGAKVITESPNCLRIIGAERHIATDIETLPYPGFPTDMQAQFMALLTLSEGDSVITETVFENRLRHVAELNRMGADIRIKGNHAIVRGVQMLSGAPVVATDLRASAALVLAGLAAEGKTTIKPLQHLDRGYENLVAKLQKVGARLQRLEAEGETEGDSATLNPANVAG
- a CDS encoding M48 family metallopeptidase; its protein translation is MFSSKTQLIGLKADQFRHPLDLEATKALKQLPGFDLMVRNLLGPLAEQFFYLENIAASVLVGEKQLPHLHQMLLEACRVLDLEPPQMYVRQHPMPNAYTFAMRGKQPFVVLHTSLIELLTPEEIQAVIAHELGHLKCEHGVYLTIANIIILAAGQLPSWGGLIAQSLQGQMLQWVRCAEFTCDRAALLAIQDSRVVSSLLMKLAGGSPTLAPQLNLDAFLGQARAYDDISSSQLGEMLKEAQTATLTHPVPVLRAREIDRWASSKDYQNLLQNSGKQGYDSKASPKGGWRNW
- the dndE gene encoding DNA sulfur modification protein DndE: MEPPTNRILLSQTAKDQLLKLRRFTKIDQWNILCRWAFCRSLAEPSIPSPVPIPADSNVEMSWRVFGGEMSDILLLALKQRCHNDGLGCDKEILANQFRLHLHRGIGYLAGDPNIKKIEELITIALPSQNNQPIAK
- a CDS encoding GxxExxY protein, yielding MNTDEHRWELNRITEKIIGCAFTVSNTLGCGFLEKVYENALVHELRKAGLRVHPQYPIKVYYDGIVVGEFAADLLVEQCVLVELKAIRTMTEKDQAQCLNYIKATNLPLCLLINFGNPKVEIKRIAGNL
- the dndD gene encoding DNA sulfur modification protein DndD; its protein translation is MKFIELVLQNFGPYAGRQVINLSPEENEKSAPIILFGGMNGGGKTTLMDAIRLALYGQRAQCSTRGNLGYSDFLTQCVNRHTPPTEKTRIELFFEHIEYNQVIKLRIVRYWTANPKDGKDHLGILDGEWPDTALAQTWDEYIENLLPLGISNLFLFDGEQVRELADLDTPPPLVVEAIKSLLGLELVDRLSVDLDVLVSRKRKQLAGAKELADLDEIERKLNKYNDEKEAVIQEIHNLTNQSHIAKKNRQQADHKFLSEGGKIAGEKSQLDQQLEEAKEKAQKQRQSLCELAAGTLSLALIQPLLIEAEIQGEKESRWQQAQAAQNLIKERDRRLLDRLHQLQLTAQKIKQIKTFLDVENQTLAEDIGKPEEFRLGVDAETLKNLSLLLHHQLPLEINQAENQLQYLTEFESEIDSTERQLASAAAPEIYQRLLDAVNEAKDEEIKIKVAAEIADRKKLELENAIAQIKKDLAAYGEEFMNRKNTHHIITSVAKVQKTLQLFREKLTLKKLNKLEIQVTECFRYLLHKSNLVHRVVIDANNYSLSLYDPEGKPVPKHRLSAGEKQLLAIALLWGLARVSGRQLPVAIDTPLGRLDSSHRGNLVEKYFPSASHQVILLSTDTEIGKNEVEKLRELDAIAREYLLKYDPEQRQTIVEEGYFW